The Rickettsiales bacterium genome includes a region encoding these proteins:
- the motA gene encoding flagellar motor stator protein MotA has translation MVPAIGLVIIFACVFGIYIESGGKIDIILHALPHELGTILGASIGAYMITNPGSILKKTFKELIVSFKGVKWKKQDYKDLLCLMFSLCKLMKSKGLIAVEQHIENPKESSIFSQYPKVAHDHFAIDIICDTLRTLTMGLEDPMQIEDLIEKQIEKHHHEAGGVGHALQGMADGLPAIGIVAAVLGVVKTMASITEPPEVLGAMIGGALVGTFLGVFMAYCIVAPLAGKNAAIHNEEQQFYFIIRDILIAHLKGMAPQVSVEIGRAQVPSHLQPSFSEMEEATSNVKTE, from the coding sequence ATGGTTCCTGCGATTGGTCTTGTAATAATTTTTGCCTGTGTATTCGGTATATATATAGAATCGGGTGGAAAGATAGATATTATCCTGCACGCGCTTCCACATGAGCTTGGAACTATTCTAGGAGCGTCTATAGGCGCTTATATGATAACCAATCCGGGTTCTATCCTAAAAAAAACTTTCAAAGAGCTTATTGTCTCCTTCAAAGGAGTTAAATGGAAGAAGCAGGATTACAAAGATTTACTATGCCTTATGTTTTCTCTTTGTAAATTAATGAAGTCAAAAGGTTTGATAGCTGTTGAACAGCATATAGAGAATCCAAAGGAAAGCTCAATTTTTTCCCAATATCCAAAAGTAGCCCATGATCATTTCGCTATAGATATTATCTGCGATACATTAAGAACCCTTACTATGGGGCTAGAAGATCCTATGCAGATAGAAGATCTAATAGAAAAGCAAATAGAAAAACATCACCATGAGGCTGGTGGGGTAGGACATGCGTTGCAAGGTATGGCAGACGGTCTTCCAGCTATTGGGATTGTCGCGGCGGTGCTTGGTGTGGTAAAAACTATGGCTAGTATTACCGAACCACCGGAAGTTCTGGGCGCGATGATTGGTGGTGCATTGGTTGGAACATTTCTTGGTGTATTTATGGCTTATTGTATAGTAGCACCTCTTGCTGGAAAGAACGCTGCGATTCATAATGAAGAGCAACAATTTTATTTTATTATTCGTGATATACTTATTGCTCATCTTAAAGGAATGGCTCCACAAGTATCTGTTGAAATAGGGCGCGCGCAGGTGCCGTCGCACTTGCAACCATCTTTCTCTGAGATGGAAGAAGCTACTAGCAACGTTAAAACCGAGTAG
- a CDS encoding lipoprotein-releasing ABC transporter permease subunit, producing the protein MFSRFERIVAIRYLRARREEGFISVIAFFSLIGIALGVATLIVVLAVMNGVRGELINSIIGIDGHITVYPNNSLPTKENGIANYDDLVGGISSVNHVKYAIPKIEGQVMANNKNISLGALVVGFKADDILKKELLKKKISHESIEPFKVGNGILIGSRMAEKMGVKRGDEITLISPNGRATIAGMVPRVKSYQVIGIFELGMFAYDNSLIIMPFSQAQLYFKLLENGQDMASAIEVRTDNPDNARLVAIDIAKKLGRNFRLYDWKSSNNNIFEAVIVQRNVMFLILTLIILVASFNVISSLIMLVREKGRDIAILRTMGASRASITRIFFMCGSSVGVIGTFIGLLLGLLIAFNTENIQLWLESMIGHKLFSAELYFLSHLPSRVDFSEVSGVIIFSLLLSFLSTIYPAYRAAKMNPAEALRYE; encoded by the coding sequence ATGTTTTCACGGTTTGAGCGTATTGTCGCCATTCGTTACCTCCGCGCTCGTAGGGAGGAAGGGTTTATCTCTGTTATCGCTTTTTTCTCACTTATTGGTATCGCGCTTGGCGTTGCTACTCTTATTGTGGTGCTTGCTGTAATGAATGGGGTAAGAGGTGAGTTGATAAATAGTATAATTGGTATTGACGGTCATATTACCGTATATCCTAACAATTCACTACCAACGAAAGAAAATGGCATCGCGAATTACGATGATTTAGTCGGTGGAATATCTTCAGTAAACCATGTGAAATACGCTATTCCTAAAATTGAGGGGCAGGTTATGGCGAACAACAAGAATATTTCGCTTGGAGCGTTGGTTGTAGGGTTCAAGGCGGATGATATATTAAAGAAAGAACTACTCAAAAAAAAGATAAGTCATGAATCTATAGAGCCCTTCAAAGTTGGTAACGGTATTTTGATTGGTAGCCGTATGGCGGAAAAGATGGGTGTTAAACGTGGTGATGAGATAACTCTTATTTCGCCAAACGGCAGGGCTACCATAGCCGGAATGGTGCCAAGAGTTAAGTCATATCAGGTGATTGGTATTTTTGAGCTCGGTATGTTCGCTTATGATAATAGCTTAATAATAATGCCGTTTTCGCAGGCACAGCTTTATTTTAAGTTGCTTGAGAATGGTCAGGATATGGCATCCGCTATAGAGGTAAGAACAGATAATCCTGATAATGCCCGCTTGGTTGCCATAGATATAGCTAAGAAATTAGGAAGAAACTTCCGACTGTATGATTGGAAGTCATCAAACAATAATATTTTTGAGGCGGTGATAGTACAACGTAATGTTATGTTCTTAATACTTACACTAATAATTCTGGTAGCCTCATTTAACGTAATTTCTAGCCTTATTATGTTAGTTCGGGAGAAGGGTAGGGATATAGCGATACTTAGGACAATGGGCGCTTCACGTGCGTCCATTACACGAATATTTTTTATGTGTGGCTCTAGTGTTGGCGTGATTGGAACTTTTATCGGGCTGTTGCTCGGATTGCTTATCGCGTTTAATACCGAAAATATACAATTATGGCTGGAATCAATGATAGGACATAAATTATTTTCCGCCGAGCTTTATTTCCTTTCGCACTTACCATCACGAGTTGATTTTTCTGAAGTTTCTGGAGTTATTATATTTTCTCTATTGTTATCGTTCTTATCCACTATATACCCAGCCTACAGAGCGGCGAAAATGAATCCGGCGGAGGCTTTGCGCTATGAGTAA
- the yajC gene encoding preprotein translocase subunit YajC — MSFIIGDLYAAEETASSATTGTANNYPPLNNQMAQNLSAEKVMFDNFLILGVLFFIFYFMLIKPQKNRIKKHQDLIGSLKKGDKVITSGGIIGTIIKLEGDDVIALEIAQNVRIRMAKASIAEIADDKISDNKNANDN, encoded by the coding sequence ATGAGTTTTATTATTGGCGATTTATATGCCGCTGAGGAAACCGCTAGTAGCGCTACTACGGGTACCGCTAATAATTATCCGCCTTTGAATAACCAGATGGCGCAGAATCTATCTGCCGAGAAGGTTATGTTTGATAATTTCCTCATTCTTGGGGTATTGTTCTTCATATTCTATTTTATGCTTATAAAGCCGCAGAAGAACCGGATAAAAAAGCATCAAGATCTTATAGGCTCTCTTAAAAAAGGTGATAAGGTTATAACGAGTGGCGGAATAATAGGCACCATAATTAAGCTTGAGGGTGACGATGTTATAGCTTTGGAAATAGCACAAAATGTCCGTATCCGCATGGCGAAAGCCTCAATAGCTGAGATAGCTGACGATAAAATTTCTGATAATAAAAACGCGAATGATAACTAG
- the secD gene encoding protein translocase subunit SecD, with protein MLEFPKWKIITITSACLLFVIMAIPSLISEARRNSLPDWFPVHAVTLGLDLQGGSHLLLEVDFNHYIKEQFENLKSDIRIKLRAKQIGYRDLRISKNDGQRNIIFKLRNETDSANIEKILEEINPDIEIIGKDALSYTVGFKDKFIKAERVRVIEQSLEIVNRRVNETGTKEPIIQRQGDNRIVLQVPGLKDPERLKEILGRTAKMTFHMVNDSVSADDIALGNVPVGTKILSGDEVDNNGNSPKYAIDSRVMLSGDMLVDAHTTFDNQTGEPVVAFRFNHAGARKFATITSENIGKPFAVILDKKVITAPVIRSAILNGNGVISGNFTAQSAKDLAILLRAGALPAPLKIIEERSVGPSLGADSIKSGAIASIIALILVIVFMVMFYGLFGLFADVAMIINAFMIITFLAMFGATLTLPGIAGIILTIGMAVDANVLIYERIREEARNGKPIHRAVSDGFKIAFGTIFDSNITTLLAAMLLYYFGTGTVKGFAVTLTIGILCSLFTSIMVTRMMVVGWLKAKKRTKLPI; from the coding sequence ATGCTGGAATTTCCTAAATGGAAGATAATCACCATAACAAGCGCTTGCTTGTTATTTGTGATTATGGCCATACCTAGCCTTATTAGTGAGGCACGTCGTAATTCGCTTCCTGATTGGTTTCCAGTACATGCCGTAACTCTTGGTCTTGATTTGCAAGGCGGCTCCCACCTGTTATTAGAAGTTGATTTCAATCACTATATAAAAGAGCAATTTGAAAACCTTAAAAGTGATATACGTATTAAATTGCGCGCGAAGCAGATCGGCTATCGTGATTTAAGAATCAGTAAAAATGATGGGCAAAGAAATATTATTTTCAAGCTAAGAAACGAAACTGATTCAGCGAATATTGAAAAAATACTTGAAGAGATAAATCCTGATATTGAGATAATAGGTAAAGACGCGCTTTCTTACACCGTAGGGTTTAAGGATAAATTTATTAAAGCCGAGCGTGTGCGGGTGATTGAACAATCACTTGAGATAGTAAATAGACGGGTAAATGAAACCGGTACAAAGGAACCTATTATTCAAAGGCAAGGAGATAATCGTATAGTTCTTCAGGTTCCAGGTCTTAAAGATCCAGAGCGCCTTAAAGAAATACTGGGACGAACAGCGAAAATGACTTTTCACATGGTCAATGACTCAGTAAGCGCTGATGATATAGCTTTAGGTAATGTTCCTGTTGGCACTAAAATATTAAGCGGTGATGAAGTGGATAACAATGGAAACTCTCCAAAATACGCTATAGATAGCAGAGTTATGCTGTCTGGTGATATGTTGGTTGACGCTCATACCACGTTTGACAACCAAACTGGTGAGCCGGTAGTAGCTTTTCGTTTTAACCATGCTGGAGCACGCAAATTCGCCACTATTACTAGTGAGAATATAGGAAAACCATTTGCTGTGATACTTGATAAAAAAGTAATTACCGCTCCGGTTATAAGATCAGCTATTCTCAACGGTAATGGCGTAATAAGTGGTAACTTTACGGCACAATCAGCGAAGGATCTAGCAATTTTGCTTAGAGCTGGCGCGCTGCCCGCACCACTTAAAATAATTGAGGAGAGGTCTGTTGGACCAAGTCTTGGAGCTGATTCTATAAAATCCGGTGCTATTGCTTCTATAATAGCCCTTATACTGGTTATAGTATTTATGGTTATGTTTTATGGTTTGTTTGGATTATTCGCCGATGTGGCAATGATTATAAACGCTTTTATGATAATCACTTTTCTTGCTATGTTTGGCGCTACCCTTACATTACCAGGAATCGCTGGTATAATACTTACTATCGGGATGGCGGTTGACGCTAACGTACTTATATATGAGCGTATCCGTGAGGAAGCGAGAAATGGAAAGCCGATACATAGGGCGGTATCTGATGGTTTCAAGATAGCTTTTGGAACTATATTTGATAGTAATATAACCACTTTACTTGCCGCCATGTTGCTTTATTATTTTGGAACTGGAACGGTAAAAGGCTTTGCGGTCACTCTTACTATTGGTATTTTATGCTCATTATTTACATCAATCATGGTAACAAGGATGATGGTTGTAGGTTGGCTTAAAGCGAAAAAGCGTACAAAGCTTCCCATTTAG
- a CDS encoding ABC transporter ATP-binding protein yields the protein MNSKVLELNNITKNYRQGDSSIEVLRGLDLSVKSGEVVALVGQSGSGKTTLLQIAGLLDNPTSGEIKIQGEDLSAASDRRRTAARGKHLGFIYQFHHLLPEFSAAENVMMPQIISGISYKEAEEKAINLLTELGLGDRASHRPAKLSGGQRQRVAVARAFALNPELILADEPTGNLDPKTADEVFSVFMKAAKEKGRSALVATHNLEIAKKMDRIVHLENGILI from the coding sequence ATGAATAGCAAAGTACTTGAGCTTAATAATATTACTAAAAACTACCGGCAAGGTGATTCTTCTATAGAGGTTCTTCGTGGTCTTGACCTTAGCGTAAAATCTGGTGAGGTGGTAGCGCTCGTTGGGCAGAGTGGCAGCGGTAAAACCACCTTGCTACAAATAGCCGGTCTTCTTGATAACCCAACATCAGGAGAAATAAAAATACAAGGTGAGGATTTAAGCGCGGCAAGTGATAGGAGACGCACAGCGGCACGTGGTAAACATCTTGGATTTATTTATCAGTTTCATCATTTATTACCGGAATTTTCCGCTGCCGAGAATGTCATGATGCCGCAGATTATAAGCGGGATAAGTTATAAAGAGGCTGAGGAAAAAGCTATCAATCTTCTGACGGAATTGGGTCTTGGTGATCGTGCCTCCCACCGTCCGGCTAAGCTTTCCGGTGGACAAAGGCAGAGAGTAGCGGTCGCCCGTGCTTTTGCCTTAAATCCAGAATTAATCTTAGCTGATGAGCCAACCGGAAACCTAGATCCAAAAACAGCCGATGAGGTGTTTTCCGTTTTTATGAAAGCGGCTAAAGAAAAAGGACGGTCGGCACTTGTCGCTACCCATAACTTGGAGATCGCTAAAAAAATGGATAGAATAGTCCATCTTGAAAACGGTATTTTGATATAG
- the rpmG gene encoding 50S ribosomal protein L33, with the protein MAKKTVNLIKLVSSAGTGFYYVTRKNPKTKTEKLALKKYDPVARKHVIFNEAKIK; encoded by the coding sequence ATGGCAAAGAAAACGGTTAATCTTATAAAATTGGTGAGTTCCGCTGGGACTGGTTTTTACTATGTTACCAGAAAGAACCCTAAGACAAAAACTGAAAAGCTGGCTCTTAAGAAATACGATCCGGTGGCTCGTAAGCATGTTATATTTAACGAAGCGAAAATTAAGTAG
- the galU gene encoding UTP--glucose-1-phosphate uridylyltransferase GalU, whose translation MAYKKVKKVVFPVGGLGTRFLPATKSMPKEMLPVVDKPLIHYAFEEAKDAGIEEFIFVTGRNKVAIADYFDHSYELQDTLNSRNKMKELGITSDWIPEAGNVIFTRQRQPLGLGHAVWCARNLVGDEPFAVILADDLVLSQKGCLKQMVEQYNDCGGNILGVMDVPRKETARYGIVDIDNSATSEDGKLVKALGLVEKPTPEEAPSTLSVIGRYILQPEVINVLSDQKIGAGGEIQLTDAIASMIGKQDVFGYRFDGVRYDCGRLMGFVAANVAFALERGDVRDNLITELAEVYKRAGINN comes from the coding sequence ATGGCGTATAAAAAGGTTAAAAAGGTCGTTTTTCCGGTTGGTGGTCTTGGTACCCGCTTTTTACCCGCTACTAAATCAATGCCTAAAGAGATGTTGCCAGTAGTGGATAAGCCTTTGATTCATTATGCTTTTGAGGAAGCAAAAGATGCTGGAATAGAAGAATTCATATTTGTAACCGGTAGGAATAAGGTGGCAATAGCCGATTATTTTGACCATTCATACGAATTACAGGATACTCTTAACTCTCGTAATAAAATGAAAGAGTTAGGTATTACAAGCGATTGGATACCTGAGGCCGGTAATGTTATATTTACCCGTCAGCGTCAGCCGCTTGGTTTAGGGCACGCTGTATGGTGCGCCCGTAATCTTGTTGGTGATGAGCCATTTGCCGTAATTCTTGCTGACGATCTGGTTCTTTCGCAGAAGGGTTGTCTGAAACAGATGGTTGAACAATATAACGATTGTGGTGGAAATATACTTGGGGTTATGGATGTGCCAAGAAAGGAAACTGCTAGATACGGTATAGTTGACATTGATAATAGCGCGACAAGTGAGGACGGTAAGTTAGTCAAAGCGCTTGGTCTTGTTGAAAAACCAACTCCTGAGGAAGCGCCTTCTACTCTATCGGTCATTGGTAGATATATACTGCAACCAGAGGTAATTAACGTACTATCAGATCAGAAAATAGGAGCGGGTGGCGAAATACAGCTTACCGACGCTATCGCTAGTATGATCGGCAAGCAGGATGTTTTTGGCTATCGTTTTGACGGTGTTCGTTACGATTGCGGTAGACTTATGGGATTTGTCGCCGCGAATGTGGCTTTCGCTTTGGAAAGAGGTGATGTTCGTGATAATTTAATTACCGAGCTTGCGGAAGTTTACAAAAGAGCTGGTATTAATAACTAA
- the vapB gene encoding type II toxin-antitoxin system VapB family antitoxin — MEDSKDIITAKLFKNGNSQAVRLPKQFRFEGSEVFIYRDGKKVIIEQKDSSAPSVRKKIWEDFFYNTPLVDADFLSERGDEPPQKRKLF; from the coding sequence ATGGAAGATAGTAAAGATATTATAACCGCGAAATTATTTAAGAATGGAAATTCGCAGGCGGTGCGTCTTCCTAAGCAGTTTCGCTTTGAGGGAAGTGAGGTGTTTATTTACCGTGATGGCAAAAAAGTGATAATTGAGCAGAAAGATAGCTCAGCTCCATCTGTCAGAAAAAAAATATGGGAGGATTTTTTCTACAATACTCCGTTAGTAGACGCGGATTTTTTATCCGAACGTGGCGATGAGCCACCGCAGAAACGTAAATTATTCTAA
- a CDS encoding type II toxin-antitoxin system VapC family toxin, translated as MYILDTDICSYILKQRPVNVLDKFAEIEFSHMAISIITVAELLYGVRKKSGNKINISVVNKFISNLQIIKWDVAAAEEYAKIRSYLEKKGKTIGNMDMMIAACAVSIGAVLVSNNTRHFINIPNLKVENWV; from the coding sequence ATGTATATTCTTGATACTGATATTTGTAGCTATATATTAAAGCAACGCCCTGTTAATGTGCTAGATAAATTCGCTGAGATTGAGTTTTCTCACATGGCTATCTCAATCATTACTGTAGCGGAATTATTATATGGTGTGCGTAAAAAATCTGGGAATAAAATAAATATTTCAGTAGTAAATAAATTTATCTCAAATCTTCAAATTATCAAATGGGATGTGGCAGCGGCGGAGGAATACGCGAAAATACGTTCATATCTTGAGAAAAAAGGCAAAACAATCGGAAATATGGACATGATGATAGCCGCTTGCGCGGTTAGTATTGGTGCGGTTTTAGTCAGTAATAACACCCGTCATTTTATTAATATACCAAATCTTAAGGTTGAAAATTGGGTATGA
- the dnaE gene encoding DNA polymerase III subunit alpha, with product MNNPNFIHLRARSAYSLLEGAIHVKNLVGWCVKEKMPAVGLTDSANLFASLEFSLATAAQGVQPIIGCTFHIKSLNEQDSRSHNSAPDQLVIFARNEIGWKNMLALSSKSYLKPEDGIVPLLSMDDFVGHSDGLIALTGGVHGSVGKSLIATRDNLAEENLLRLKELFPERLYIELTRHGIAEEEKIEKPLIELAYKHDIPLVATNEAYFIDEGMFEAHDAFLCIADGRYVSEDNRRHLTKNHRLKTAKEMCELFADIPEALANSVAIAKRCSFIAQSHSPILPSFSIEGMSEADSLKAQAAKGLNERLVGYIEDEERRKIYFERLEFELDVIIRMKFPGYFLIVSDFIKWSKSHNIPVGPGRGSGAGSLVAWSLSITDLDPLRYGLLFERFLNPQRVSMPDFDIDFCQERREEVINYVQEKYGGDHVAQIITFGKLQARAVLRDVGRVLQMPYNQVDRICKLVPNNPASPVTLGQAIEIEPLLKSAIDDDESVAHLVSMCLKLEGLYRHASTHAAGVVIGDRPLHELVPLYRDPKSDMPVVQYSMKYAESAGLVKFDFLGLKTLTVISRAVSLIKQRGIEIDIKNAPDGDKKTYEMLGRGDTVGVFQLESAGMRDTLKKLKPDCLEDIIALVSLYRPGPMDNIPTYISRKHGEEKPVYQHPLLEQVLKETFGVIIYQEQVMQIAQLLAGYSLGEADLLRRAMGKKIRSEMEAQRDIFVDRSVERGIPKSDAASIFDLIAKFAEYGFNKSHAAAYAVIAYQTAYLKANFPVEFIAASMTYDMGNTDKLSIFREDAEHFDIEVLSPDINKSEVLFSTQRVTEKNTSSNIRDLVEGSLAIRYALAAIRNVGAAAMEGVIKEREEKGEYKDIFDFAERVPSDALNRRSLEYLIKAGAFDNLHKNRGQLFENIDLIIAHGMAAHRDRESQQVNLFGGDSSSHKHIPKMIERKDWSSLEKLENEFSAIGFYLSAHPLSGYQTALKLLKVTQSNLLTDKLTSNYSHVKLAGIVMGRKFKTSDRGRFAFLQLSDMGGGFEVSIFNEEILSSQRDNLENGKILYIKADGKNDESGTRLIAQSISLIDEEIKRVQKNNGNSGFSITLDRVDAVKSLSELLGNPVGSGATVRIMACIDSRKAEIELTGKYSLSPSLLDKIKVLDGVIEAKEEEYV from the coding sequence ATGAATAATCCTAATTTTATACATCTTCGTGCTCGCAGTGCCTACTCATTGCTTGAGGGGGCTATTCATGTAAAAAATCTGGTTGGGTGGTGCGTTAAGGAAAAAATGCCAGCGGTTGGTCTTACCGATTCGGCTAATTTATTTGCCTCACTTGAGTTTTCACTCGCCACCGCCGCGCAAGGTGTACAGCCAATAATAGGTTGTACATTTCATATAAAATCATTAAATGAACAGGATTCACGATCTCATAATAGCGCGCCTGATCAGTTGGTAATATTTGCGCGAAATGAGATCGGCTGGAAAAATATGCTGGCTCTTTCCAGCAAGTCATATCTAAAGCCGGAAGATGGAATAGTACCATTGCTCTCAATGGACGATTTTGTTGGGCATAGTGATGGTCTCATAGCTCTTACTGGCGGTGTGCATGGCTCGGTCGGAAAAAGTCTGATCGCCACACGTGATAATCTGGCGGAGGAAAATCTTCTAAGACTTAAAGAGCTTTTTCCTGAACGTTTATATATAGAACTTACCAGACACGGCATTGCTGAAGAAGAGAAGATAGAAAAACCGCTCATAGAGCTTGCTTATAAACACGATATACCTTTAGTCGCGACCAATGAGGCATATTTTATTGATGAGGGAATGTTTGAAGCGCATGACGCGTTTTTATGTATTGCTGATGGAAGATATGTAAGTGAGGATAATAGGCGGCACCTAACCAAAAATCACCGTCTCAAAACCGCGAAGGAAATGTGTGAGTTATTCGCTGATATACCGGAAGCTTTGGCAAATAGTGTAGCGATAGCGAAACGCTGTTCATTTATTGCTCAGTCACATAGCCCAATTCTTCCCAGCTTTTCTATAGAAGGGATGAGCGAGGCGGATAGCCTTAAAGCGCAGGCGGCAAAAGGTCTTAATGAGCGGCTTGTTGGTTACATTGAGGATGAGGAAAGGCGGAAGATATATTTTGAGCGTTTGGAGTTTGAGCTGGACGTAATTATTCGTATGAAATTTCCTGGTTATTTTTTGATAGTATCCGATTTTATAAAATGGAGTAAATCTCATAATATTCCAGTAGGACCGGGTCGTGGTTCGGGAGCTGGCTCTCTTGTCGCTTGGTCTTTGTCAATTACCGATCTTGATCCTTTGCGTTATGGTTTGCTATTTGAGCGTTTCTTAAATCCACAGCGTGTCTCTATGCCAGATTTTGATATAGATTTCTGTCAGGAAAGACGTGAGGAAGTAATAAATTATGTCCAAGAAAAATATGGCGGTGATCATGTAGCCCAGATTATAACTTTCGGAAAATTGCAAGCACGGGCGGTGCTGCGTGATGTCGGACGTGTTTTGCAAATGCCTTATAATCAGGTAGATAGAATATGTAAGTTAGTACCGAATAATCCAGCTTCTCCGGTAACTCTTGGTCAAGCGATAGAAATAGAGCCGCTGCTTAAATCGGCGATTGATGATGATGAGAGCGTAGCGCATCTGGTAAGTATGTGCTTGAAATTAGAGGGTCTTTATCGCCATGCCTCAACTCATGCCGCTGGTGTGGTAATTGGTGATAGACCACTACATGAATTGGTTCCCTTGTATCGTGATCCTAAATCAGATATGCCAGTAGTACAGTATTCCATGAAATACGCTGAAAGTGCTGGGCTTGTTAAGTTTGATTTTCTTGGGCTTAAAACCCTTACCGTAATATCACGAGCGGTAAGTCTGATTAAGCAGCGAGGAATTGAAATTGACATAAAGAATGCTCCAGATGGTGACAAGAAGACTTATGAGATGCTTGGGCGTGGCGATACGGTCGGTGTGTTCCAACTGGAGTCGGCTGGTATGCGTGATACTCTGAAAAAGTTAAAACCTGACTGTCTTGAGGATATTATCGCTCTGGTATCCTTATACCGTCCGGGTCCTATGGATAACATACCAACTTATATTTCCCGCAAACATGGTGAGGAAAAACCAGTCTATCAACATCCGCTTCTTGAGCAGGTTCTAAAGGAGACTTTTGGAGTTATCATTTATCAGGAACAGGTGATGCAAATAGCCCAGCTTCTTGCTGGATATAGTCTTGGTGAGGCGGATCTGTTACGGCGGGCTATGGGTAAGAAAATTCGTTCGGAAATGGAAGCGCAGCGTGATATTTTTGTTGACCGCTCTGTTGAAAGAGGGATTCCTAAGAGCGATGCCGCTAGTATTTTTGATTTAATAGCGAAATTCGCTGAATACGGGTTTAATAAATCACACGCCGCCGCTTACGCGGTAATCGCCTATCAAACAGCCTATCTTAAAGCTAATTTTCCGGTTGAGTTCATCGCCGCTTCCATGACTTATGATATGGGCAATACCGACAAGTTAAGTATCTTTCGTGAAGACGCTGAGCATTTTGATATAGAGGTTCTATCACCAGATATTAACAAGTCAGAAGTTTTATTTTCTACTCAGAGAGTTACAGAAAAAAATACCTCTAGTAATATACGAGATTTGGTTGAGGGTAGTCTTGCTATACGTTATGCGCTTGCCGCTATTCGTAATGTTGGCGCGGCGGCTATGGAAGGGGTAATAAAGGAGCGTGAGGAAAAAGGAGAATATAAAGACATTTTTGATTTTGCTGAACGAGTTCCTTCTGATGCCTTAAACCGTCGCTCGCTAGAATATCTCATTAAAGCCGGAGCTTTTGATAATCTACATAAAAATCGTGGTCAGTTATTTGAAAATATAGATCTTATAATAGCACATGGTATGGCAGCGCATAGAGATAGGGAAAGTCAGCAAGTAAATTTATTTGGTGGCGATAGTTCCAGCCATAAACATATACCAAAAATGATAGAGAGAAAAGATTGGTCATCTTTGGAGAAACTAGAAAATGAATTCTCAGCCATCGGGTTTTATCTATCAGCGCATCCGCTTTCTGGTTACCAAACAGCGCTTAAATTACTTAAAGTTACCCAGTCAAATTTACTTACAGATAAGCTCACGTCTAATTATAGTCATGTGAAGCTTGCTGGCATAGTGATGGGACGTAAATTTAAGACATCAGATCGTGGACGCTTTGCTTTTCTACAACTTTCTGACATGGGTGGAGGTTTTGAGGTATCAATATTTAACGAGGAAATTTTATCAAGTCAGCGAGATAACTTAGAGAATGGTAAGATTTTATATATCAAGGCAGATGGTAAAAATGACGAATCTGGCACACGTCTTATAGCGCAAAGTATATCACTTATTGATGAGGAGATAAAACGTGTTCAGAAAAATAACGGAAATTCAGGCTTTAGTATAACTTTAGATAGAGTTGACGCTGTAAAGTCTTTAAGTGAATTACTTGGTAATCCAGTTGGTAGCGGAGCCACAGTAAGGATTATGGCATGTATTGATAGCAGGAAAGCTGAGATAGAACTTACTGGTAAATATAGCTTATCACCATCTCTTTTAGATAAAATTAAGGTTTTAGACGGAGTGATTGAAGCGAAAGAGGAAGAATATGTCTAA